The Flavobacterium sp. CBA20B-1 genome includes the window CAGGTGTTGATGCTCGCGACAATCATTTACGTTCGGCAGATTTCTTCAATACCGCAAAATATAACGATATTAAATTTGTATCAACATCGGTTAAAAAAGATGGTAAAAACTACAAATTAAACGGAAACTTAACCATTAAAGATGTTACAAAGCCCGTTACTTTCGATTTGGTTTACGGCGGTTTATTGAAAGATGACGGCCAAGGTAACCAAAAAGTAGGCTTTCAAGCTACTACAACAATAGACCGAACGGCATTTAACATCAATTATGACCCTACAGGTATGGGTATTGCAAAAGAAGTAAAATTCATTGTTCATTTAGAATTCACTAAAGCAAAATAATTTTTTCATAGTAAGTAAATAAATAAGTAAACAACAAACAACCAGAAAACGCATCAAGCAATTGATGCGTTTTTTATTTGGATATTATATTATATTATATTATACTTGTTAAATATTAATTCAAAATTAAAAAAGTATAAAAAAACATTTTTAATTATGTGCAGTTTATTACTGTCTAATTCTTTATTTCTTGTTCCAATGAAGAACAAACAACAAGTGTTGACCAAGCAAAAGTAGAGTTTGTAACGCAGTCAAAAAACAGTGGAGTTACAAAAGCTGCTTATCGATTATTAACCCCAGAAGAAAAGTATTTTATTTGGAATGAAAGGATTGATTATATTATAGCGAATGAAGATTTAACAACAGAACAAACTGCTTTTATGAATGAATTGAAAGTTGATCTAAACAGTAATGTCTTTTTACATAACTCAACAGATAATATTTCATTTAAAAGTAAATATGATAATAGTAAATTAGAAATTTTTCATCCTATACAGGGCTATTACTATTTTGGAACATTAGCTAGTATGGTAGATAATGGAGAATGGTCATCAATATCTGCAGAAGGTGCAGCAAGTTTTTATGATAGTTTAGTTTTTTCTCCTGGCGATCCTAATGATGGAAACTATTGTACATGTAATCAAGGTTCAATAGTTAACCCTGATTGCGAAACAGACTGTCCATCAGGTGAACAAACGAATGATTGTGGATTTCTTTGGCTTTGGGTATGTGATGGGTATATGCCTGTAATATAATATACATAAAATGATAAAATTATTTTTAAATATTTTCTTTGTACTATTTTCATGTGTGTTTTTTATTAGCTGTAAAGAGGAATCGAAAAAAATAAAAAAACTGAGATTTTTACAAATAAAGAAATAAATCTAGGAACTGTATCTAAAGAAGATACAGTTCTCTTTAATATAGAAGTTGTTAACCCTATGAATGAAGATTTAATTATAAAAAAAACATCATCAAATTGCGGTTGTACTTTAGTGAATATTAAAGATAGTATAATTAAACCAAATAATAAAACACAATTAAAAATGGAATTTATTCCAGGTTTAAATAGAAAAGGGAATCTGTCACAAGCAATTGTAGTAGAAACTAATACGGCGGAATCTCTCCATGAAATTATTATTAAAGCTAATGTAGAATGAAACAATTTTCAAAACCTCAATTTATACTATTAAGTATTGTTGTATTAATTGTAATGATTGGTTCAGGGTCTTTTTTACATACATTGTATAGGTTGTTTTTAACAAGTGTATTTTTCTTGTTATCATCGTTTTTTTTATTTAGTAAATCGCCTTTTTCTAAAAAAACAACCTCAATAATTATTTTCCTACCTATATTATTGCTATATACAAGTATGTATATTTATGACTTGTTTTATGACGAAGGTTTTATTGGAAAGCCATTTTTTTGGAATTATTTATTGGTTGCGGTTTTGGTATACGTAAATAATGTTTATAAGATTTCTAAAACTAAAATAATTGCTTTTTTTATACCTTTCTGTCTAGTTTTAACAGCTTATGTATATTATTCAAGGACAGAGAACGAAAAAAATAAAATTGAAACTTCACAATTAAAAAGGGTTACTTTTTTAGACGAAAAAGGGAATGAAGTTCCATTAAATTCTTTTCAAGGAAAATTAACTTTATTTGAATTTTGGACTACTTCATGTGCTCAATGCCCTGAAAGTATTTCTAAATTTCACGAGTTAGCAGAACAATATAAATCAAACAAAAACATTGATTTTAAAGTTGTTAATATTAATTTAGGTAAGCGCCATAATGAAAAAATATTTAAAAAAATAGAGTCAAGTATTACTTTAGAAAAGCTATATGCAAGCGAATTAATTTTCAAACAACTGAATTTTAATGTAGCACCGACTGTACTAGTTATAGATCCGCAAGGTAAAATTGTTTATTTTGGTTATCCAAACTTCAAAAAACTAACTCGGAATTATTTACCAAACATCATTGAAGAAGAGTTAACTAAAATGTAACAAAAAGAAGCTGTCCGAAAAGTCGGACAGCTTTTTTTTGTTGTATTTTTTCTCCAAAATAATTATCTTAGAGTTGCACAAAAAACCAACAATGGCTAAGGTAGTTTTTAAAAATCAAACAGGCAATAGTCCTGAACTTTTTCCGATTAATATTTTTGATAAAATCCCTAATAATCACCCTGTTCGATTAATCGAAGAGGTCGTTAACTCGTTGGATATTAGCAATATAATTAAGTTGTACAAAGGAGGTGGTACCTCTGCATATCATCCAAGAATGATGATTAAAGTGTTGTTTTACAGCTATTTGTCAAACGTTTATTCTTGCCGGAAAATAGCTAAAGCACTCACCGAAAACATCTATTTCATGTACATTTCGGGCAACTCTACGCCTGATTTCCGAACCATTAACGACTTTCGAGGGAAAATATTAAAAAATCATATTCAACAACTATTTGCCGAAGTAGTGAAAATGCTGGTTGAAATGGGCTATGTAAGTCTTGATATTCAGTACATTGATGGAACAAAAATCGAAGCCAAATCGAATCGTTATACTTTTGTTTGGAGAGGTTCGATTGAAAAATACAAGGAAAAATTAGAAGTTAAAATCAACACGATTCTTTCAGATATCGAAAGTGCTATTCAGTCTGATAATCAAGAAATTAACAAAGAAGAATTACCTAAAAGCATCAATTCGGAAGAACTTCGGGAGAAGCTATCGATCTTGAATAAAAAGCTGAAAGAACCCACTAAAAAACAGGCAAAAGAGCTACAAAAACTTCAGGATGAGCATCTTCCAAAATTAGAAAAATACGAAAAAGACCTAGAAACTTTAGGCGATAGGAATTCTTACAGCAAAACCGACCCTGACGCTACTTTTATGCGGATGAAGGAAGATCACATGAAAAACGGACAGCTTAAACCGGCTTATAATACGCAGATTTCAACTGAAAATCAGTTTATTACCCACGTTTCCATCCATCAAAAACCGGGGGATACCACGACTTTGGAATCGCATCTTGATGGTTTTGAAAATCTCTATGGAAAACAAAGCAAAGATGTGGTTGCCGATGCAGGTTATGGAAGCGAAGAAAATTACGAAATGCTTGAAAATAAAAGCATTAAAGCCTACGTGAAGTACAATTATTTTCACAAAGAAGCGAAACGGACGATGAAAAATAATCCGTTTTTGGTTCAGAATTTATTCTACAACAAAGAACAAGATTTTTACGTTTGTCCGATGGGTCAACGAATGGAAAATGTTGGCAAAGGAAAACGAATTTCGAGCAACGGACACGAATCGCAAGTGTCTTATTATCAGGCAAAAAACTGTAATAATTGTCCGCTTCGAGAGCAATGCTTCAATGCAAAAGGTAATCGCAGAATAGAAGTCAATCACCGGTTGAATGAGCTTAAAGAAAAGGCTCGAAATTTATTAACGAGCGAGAAAGGGCTGGAACATCGCAGTAAACGCCCTATAGAAGTAGAGGCTGTTTTTGGGCAACTCAAGCACAATAATGATTTTAATAGATTTACATTCAAAGGCTTAGAGAAAGTAGAATTAGAATTTCTACTGATGGCTCTTGGACATAATTTTAGAAAAATGGTGGCTGTAGCAGTTGCGGGAAGAAAAACGGTATTCAAACGCCGTATTTTTGGTTCTAAACTTGTCATTTTTGTCGAATTTAGATGCTATCAGCGGTCTTTATTTCAAAAAAAGCAAGAAATTAACTTTAGTGATGATGTTGAAAAGTTAGTAGTATAACAAAGAGGCTATCCTTTTTGGACAGCCTCTTTTTTTTATATCTAAAAGCTATAAACTAAAAGTTTACAACTCATTAATCATTCAATTTTAAAACAGCCATAAATGCCGATTGTAGTATTTCTACGTTACCAACCTGGCGCATACTTTTTTTCCTGCTTTTTGTTTTTCTAACAATTTACGTTTACGCAAAATATCAGCACCATAACATTATGCAGTAACATCCTATCGCAACGCTTTAATGGTTTCACGCACAATAATTTTCGCTCAAATGACAACCTTAATAGGAATATCGAATTGCTGACGAGGGATCAATTCACGCAGTTTTTCGCACATTTTTTTAGATAGGATACGCATTATCTTCGTGAATTAAGGCTGAAAACGCATCAAGCAATTGATGCGTTTTTTTTCTTCTTTATTCCCTAGGTAACTCGCGCATATTTTTAACAAAGACACCGTTTTCAAAAAAGAATAAATTCCCTATTGTTTTATCTTTTGCATATCTGTCTAGACCTTGTAATTCATTTTCAAAATAAGAAACATAGCTTCTAAAGCGAGATTCTTTAAAGTAATGACTATCTATAACATATAATTGCGAATCATATATTTCTTGCAAAGTATAATCTAAATTGGCATAACTTACCATTACCAGAAAAAGTTTGTAATTGTTTTTTTGAGCCCAATTCTCATAAACATATAAAGGTTTACAAAACTCAGACGAGCAACCACTTGCAAATGTATAAACCAATGCTTTAGGATATTTTTTTATTTCAGTGCGTAATTCAACTGGATTAATAACAAAAATGCGGTTTTTTCTACAGGTTGGTTGGGTTTAAAAGAAACAATCATTGCTTTGTGTTGTTCTTTTAAATTATTATAATCGTCTGAAAAGCCGTTTACGATAATCAATCCGCATGAATTCAGAACGAATAAAAAAGGCAATAAATGAAAAAATTTTTTCATATAACTGTTTGATTGTTTCCTCAAATATATAAAAATGACTTTTTCAATAAACCCGAAAAAAAACACCTTATTGCAAGGTGTTTATTTTTTGTATCATGGGGTCTTGTTGTAAAATCCAGTGGTAATATGCATTATCGTCGTATAATTGGTACACGTATTCGGCAACCAAGTAAAACATGATATTGTTTTTATGACGGTCTAAGTTAAATGTAAGTCCACTTGCTTTTAAATGTGCTTTTAACTCATTAAAATATTTTGGATTGTTGTAGATACGCTCTGCTAACTGTTTGGGCGATAGTTTTTCCAAAACAGCACGTTCTTTTTCGATTTGTTCGAAAACGTAGTAGCTTACCAACGATGTTTTCATTAAAAGCTGTATAGCATCTTCCCCGTGTTTGTTTTTTAACGGCACAAAAACATCTGGAACAATACCACCACCTCCAAACACAACTCTGCCTTTTATTGTTTTAAATTTAAGGCTGTCTGCTAAATGAATACTGTCTTTGGAATACAACTCACCTGATTTGAAACGGTTGCTTAGATCGCTATTGTATTCATCTAGTCCATCGTTGTAGGGTTTTTGAATCGATCTACCTGAAGGCGTGTAATAACGCGCTGTGGTCAACCGAACGGCAGATCCGTCGCCTAAATACATTTCGCGTTGCACCAATCCTTTTCCATAAGAACGTCGGCCAACGATTGTTCCCCGGTCGTTATCTTGAATGGCTCCGGCAATAATTTCGCTTGCAGATGCCGAATTTTCATTGATAAGAATATATAGTTTTTTATTAGTAAACAGCCCTTTGTTTGATGCTTTGGTAATTTTTACATTACCTTTTTTGTTTACTGTTTTCACAATGATTTCGTTTCCGTCTAAGAAATCATCAGCAATTTGGATAGCCGGTTCCATATACCCGCCGCCGTTTTCGCGCAGGTCTAGCACCAACTCATTAATCCCTTGATTCAACAATGATTGCAAGCCGTTTTTAAATTCGGAATAGGTGGTTTCTGAAAATCGGTTTATTTTAATATAGCCCGTTTCGCTATCAATTTTTATAGCAGTATCCACGCTTTTTAGAGGCACTTCACCCCTTGCAATTTCAACATCAAAGGTTTTATTGGTAGATTTTCTATAAACTTTTAAAAGTGCTTTTGTGCCGGCATTTCCTTTTAAGAGGTTTACGATAGAATCGTTGGAAAGACCTTGATTGAACAATTGCACCTTTTCGGCATATAGAATTCGGTCGCCCGGTTTTAGCCCTGCTTTGTCTGAAGGACCGCCTGGCAAAGGTTTTACAACTGCCAATGTATCGTTTAAAATATGGTAATTAATTCCGATACCTACAAAGGAACCTTTCATCACGTTTTGAACCTCATCAAATTCTGATTTTGAAATATAGGTAGAGTGTGGGTCTAATTGCGAAAGGATATTGTTAACCGTCATATCGATAATGGAATCGGTATTTACGTTGTCCACATATTCCTGCTCAATCAAGTCGATAAGTTTGTTTAGCTTCACGCGCCCTTTTTCTTCTTTAACAGAAAAGGGGGCACCGTTTTTAGCAAAAAATCCGCCTAAAACAATACCGGCTGCCAAGGAACCCATTGTTATTAAAGGCCATAAATAATTTTTCTTACTCATACAACAAAGAGCTTAAATCTTCTATCTGAACCACTTCCACTCCAGCTCTCTTTAAAAAATCGATACCAGCTAAATCTTTATAACTATTTTGATAAACCACACGCACAATACCTGCTTGGTGGATTAACTTGCTGCAGTCTTTGCAAGGACTCATTGTAATGTAAAGTGTTGCATTATCGCACGATTGCGTAGATTTGGCAACTTTTAGAATGGCGTTGGCTTCTGCATGTAGCACATACCATTTGGTGGTTCCTTCTTCGTCTTCACAACAGTTCTCAAAACCCGATGGCGTACCGTTATATCCGTCGGATATAATCATTTTATCTTTAACGATAATGGCACCCACTTTTTTTCGCTGACAATAAGATAACTGCCCCCACTCTTTTGCAATTTTTAAGTAGGCTTTGTCATACTTATTAAGCTTTGTTTGGTTTTTCATATATTGAAAAAAGGAACTATTTTGTTTTTTTTAACAGAAATTGGTAGTGCAAAATTACATAAAAAAAACAATTCTAAAAATTTAAACGAAAGATATATTTGGGTATTTAAAATATTTTTATAGCAAGAGAAATGTATTAAAATTATGATAAATGTAAGAAAATAATTGCATATTTTTTATTTTATAGTTAAATTTAGTAGGTAATTTTAAAATAAAAATATATGTCGTATCAGGATATTTATGATAGCGGATTAAAAGAAAGAAATAAAGGTCATTTTGCATCGATTGTACGCATTGCTTTTAGCGATGGAAAATACACGGAAACGGAACGCCAATTCATTGAAGCATTGGCAAGTAAACTGGATATTACAGAAGAAGATTTTAAATCGATTTTAGAAGATCCAACAAAATATCCCGTAAATCCTCCTTATTTACAAGAGCGACGCATTGAGCGCTTGTTTGATCTGGCGCATATTGTGTTTATTAACCATATTTTGGGTCCTGAACAGAAAGCCATTTTGCAAAAATTTGCATCGGCTTTGGGATTTGTAGGCGATATTCGGGCTATTACCAATAAAGCGCTTAGTTTGTTGGTAATGGAATACAGTTTAGAAGATTTTAAGTTGGAAATGGATCTTTACATTAAAACAATAAGTGAAAAAGCGAGTTGATACTCGCTTTTTTTATAATCTGCTTATTTTATTTATTCTAAGAAAAACACAATGGTACTCACCACTCTTGCTTTTTGCATATAAGGTTCTTTGGGGCTTTCCGAAGGTTCTGCACCTTCGCCATCGTAATATCTATAATTACCCACAATAGAAATTTGTCCTTGTGATGCCGTTTTTATTTTTCCCAATTGCGCCTGTGAGTCGTTTGCAAATTGCTCCCCTGCAATCCGGGCGTTTTTTGTACTTTCTGCTATTAACTTTGGCTTTATCGTGTTTAGCTCGGGAAAGGTGTACGCAACATATATTTTTGATGTTAGATCCTTACTAATTAAATCAAGCTCTATTTTCGATGCTTTACTTTCCAGTTCTTCAACTTCATTAGATTTTATTGAAAGGCTTTGTGCGGCTGTGTATCGATCAATTTTGATTTGAACTTCTTTGCCATCACGCCATTCGCTGGAATAGTATGTTTGGCGATCGGTAACATTCAAATTGTTCACTTTTATTGCATCTTTTGCATATCCAATACTTTCCAAATAAGCTATAACGTTGTTTTTTTTAACCTCTGTTTGGTTGATAACGCCTTTCAAATCATCGCCCGAAAACGAAAAACTTAGTGTAACCCAAGCAGAAGTGGCTTTCATTTCCATTTCTGCAAGTCCTTTTACGGCCACAACGCGGTCTTTGTCGCTAAATGTTTTAAGTCCTTTAAATATAAAAAAGCCTAACGAAAAAAGACCTATTATAATGGCCACGCTTAAAATTACTGCTTTTGATATACTTTTGTTTTCCATGATTTTTCTGATTAATCTTCTTGCTAATTTACAAAAAAAATAGTCTGAATTTCTTCAGACCATTTAATATTTTTACAAATAACTTTCTAATTTATCAACCATATTTTTACTTCCGCAGAAAATTGGCACGCGCTGATGCAATTCGGTAGGTTCAATTTCTAAAATTCGTTGGTGCCCGTCGGTTGCTTTTCCGCCCGCTTGTTCAATAATCATGGCAAAAGGATTACATTCATACAATAAACGCAACTTTCCGTTTGGTTTTGATACTGTTCCGGGATACATATAAATACCTCCTTTTAAAATATTTCTGTGCACATCGGCTACCAAACTACCAATGTATCTACCGCTGTATGGTTTTTTGTTGGAATCATCCTTACAAAAAGAAATATAATCTTTTACCCCTTGCTGAAACTGATTGAAATTTCCTTCGTTAACAGAAAATATAGAACCGTTATCACTTATTTTCATATCGGGATGCGATAAAAAGAACGTTCCCAAAGATGGATCTAACGTAAACCCATTTACACCATTGCCGGTTGTGTAAACCAACATGGTACTAGAACCATAAATCACATAACCCGCTGCCACTTGGTGAATTCCTTTTTGAAGAAAATCGGCTTGGGTAACTGGTGTTCCTGGTTCTGAAATACGGCGATATACTGAAAAAATAGTTCCAACAGAAACATTCACATCTATATTTGATGAGCCATCTAAAGGATCCATCAGCAACACATATTTATTATTGTTGTTGCCATCGGCTCCGCAAACGGTAATAAAATCATCGTTTTCTTCCGATGCAATTCCACAAACAATTTCGCGGTTAATAAGCGTTTGGATAAACACTTCATTGGCAAAAACATCTAACTTTTGTTGCTGTTCGCCTTGAATGTTTTCGCTTCCGAAGGCTCCGGTAATATCTACCAAACCTGCTTGGTTTACTTTCTGCGCCACAATCTTCGATGCCAAACGAATAGAGTTCATTAACCGAGATAATTCACCCGAAGAATACGCAAAATCCTGCTGTTTTTTTATTATAAATTCACCTAAAGTAGTATATCTTTCTTCCATTTTTTATTGTAAAACTGGTACAAATATCGGTAAAATGTAAATATAAACCCATTTCTTTTAAGTTTTTTGCAATGTAGTTATTGTTCAATGAAAACGGTTCATTATTTTTGCCGCAAACAAACAAAACAATTCTATTTTTTTTATGAACCTAATTTACTAATAAGCAAAATGAAAGTATTCAAATTTGGTGGTGCGTCTATCAAAGATCCGCAAGCAATTCGCAACGTGTTACATGTATTAAAAACCGTTGGTTTCAACAATAGTTTAATCATTGCATCGGCAATGGGCAAAACCACAAACGCCTTGGAAGATGTGGTGAATGCTTATTTTAAGAAACCCGAAGAGCTAAAAAACGCCCTACAAATTGTTTCTGATTACCATTTAGAAATTCTGAATGAATTGTTTGAAAATAAAAGCCATTTGGTTTTTGACAAAGTACGTGTTTTATTCGTAGAAATGGAGTTTTTCCTTTCTACCAACAAATCGCCCAATTACAATTTTGTGTACGATCAAATTGTTTCGTATGGCGAAATTATTTCTACTACCATTTTAAGTTATTTTTTTAACGACCAAAGCATTGAAAATATTTGGATTGATGCCCGTAATTTGATTAAAACCGACACCACATACCGCGATGGTTTGGTAGATTGGAAAGCAACCGAACAAAATATCACCAATCAATTACAAGGCAAAAAACTCTATGTAACCCAAGGTTTTATAGGGTCTGATCCCAATCACTTTTCGGTTACTTTAGGCAGAGAAGGTTCTGATTATTCGGCAGCGATCTTTGCTTATTGTTTGAATGCCGAAAGTGTAACCATTTGGAAAGATGTACCGGGTGTTTTAAATGCCGATCCAAGATATTTTGAAGACACTGTTTTACTGAATCAAATTTCGTATCACGAAGCTATTGAATTGGCTTTTTACGGCGCATCGGTCATTCACCCAAAAACCTTACAACCCTTACAAAGAAAAGAAATCCCCTTGTTTGTAAAATCGTTTGTAAACCCAACCTTGCCGGGAACATCGGTTTCTAAAGGTGCCGATTTAGAACCTCACACTGCGTGTTTTATTGTAAAGAAAAACCAATTACTTATTTCTATTGCTTCAAAAGATTTTTCATTTATTATGGAACATCAAGTAAGCGATATTTTTAAATTGTTTGCCGATCAACACATAAAAGTAAATGTTATACAAAATGCGGCAATTAGTTTCACGGTTTGTGTGGAAGATAAATTTGGCAACTTTGAACACATTTTAGAAGATTTAGACAACAATTTCAAGATTACATACAACGAAAACGTATCACTTTATACCATTCGACATTTCACGCCCGAAGCTGCTGAAAAAGTAATTGCAAACAAAGCAGTGCTTTTGCAGCAAATTAATCGCGAAACCATGCAAATTGTTATAAAAGAGTAATTTTTACCACAGATACACAGATTAGTATCATGAATATTCACTTTAAGACAAGGTATTTATACCCTGACGAACTACGAATATTAAACACCTTGAAATTGCAGAAAGAAAAAGAAAAAAGCAGTAAAATTAAACTCCATCATTTTATTGCAGCTACAATTTTGGGAATAGTTTTAATATATATTTCTTTTAGAATTGCTGATAGTTTTTGGCTTTTCCTTTTAGGAACAACTGCCGTTTTACTATTTGCATTTGTCTTTTTTGTACCATATGAAATCTACAAAAAAAGAAAAAAATGTAAGTCATTTTTAGAACAACTAAATACAATTATAGTCAAAGGAACGGTTGACACTTGTCTAATTACTGCTAAAAAAATTGCAATAGCACCAGAGTATGATGACGAGAGCGACTTATACATTATTGAAATTAATCAAAACGAAGTTTTATACTTATGGGATACTGAATACAACCTAAATAAAAAATTTCCTTGTTTAAAATTTGAAATATATAGTGAGGTCTTTTTCAACCTTACGAATAGACAAATTTATCAATTAAGTGAAAAAATTCAGCCAATGCAAATCGACAAAAAAGCAAAGTGGAATTTCATAAAACAAAATGGTGCACCAAAACATTTAGAAATAGAAAAAATAAACTTCGACAAACTATTTGAAAAATACAACAATTGTAAGTAACAGAAGAATTTAAAACAAAGAGTTTTATACT containing:
- a CDS encoding tellurite resistance TerB family protein, with the protein product MSYQDIYDSGLKERNKGHFASIVRIAFSDGKYTETERQFIEALASKLDITEEDFKSILEDPTKYPVNPPYLQERRIERLFDLAHIVFINHILGPEQKAILQKFASALGFVGDIRAITNKALSLLVMEYSLEDFKLEMDLYIKTISEKAS
- the fbp gene encoding class 1 fructose-bisphosphatase, with translation MEERYTTLGEFIIKKQQDFAYSSGELSRLMNSIRLASKIVAQKVNQAGLVDITGAFGSENIQGEQQQKLDVFANEVFIQTLINREIVCGIASEENDDFITVCGADGNNNNKYVLLMDPLDGSSNIDVNVSVGTIFSVYRRISEPGTPVTQADFLQKGIHQVAAGYVIYGSSTMLVYTTGNGVNGFTLDPSLGTFFLSHPDMKISDNGSIFSVNEGNFNQFQQGVKDYISFCKDDSNKKPYSGRYIGSLVADVHRNILKGGIYMYPGTVSKPNGKLRLLYECNPFAMIIEQAGGKATDGHQRILEIEPTELHQRVPIFCGSKNMVDKLESYL
- a CDS encoding TlpA family protein disulfide reductase — encoded protein: MKQFSKPQFILLSIVVLIVMIGSGSFLHTLYRLFLTSVFFLLSSFFLFSKSPFSKKTTSIIIFLPILLLYTSMYIYDLFYDEGFIGKPFFWNYLLVAVLVYVNNVYKISKTKIIAFFIPFCLVLTAYVYYSRTENEKNKIETSQLKRVTFLDEKGNEVPLNSFQGKLTLFEFWTTSCAQCPESISKFHELAEQYKSNKNIDFKVVNINLGKRHNEKIFKKIESSITLEKLYASELIFKQLNFNVAPTVLVIDPQGKIVYFGYPNFKKLTRNYLPNIIEEELTKM
- a CDS encoding DUF1573 domain-containing protein, with protein sequence MFTNKEINLGTVSKEDTVLFNIEVVNPMNEDLIIKKTSSNCGCTLVNIKDSIIKPNNKTQLKMEFIPGLNRKGNLSQAIVVETNTAESLHEIIIKANVE
- a CDS encoding SIMPL domain-containing protein, coding for MENKSISKAVILSVAIIIGLFSLGFFIFKGLKTFSDKDRVVAVKGLAEMEMKATSAWVTLSFSFSGDDLKGVINQTEVKKNNVIAYLESIGYAKDAIKVNNLNVTDRQTYYSSEWRDGKEVQIKIDRYTAAQSLSIKSNEVEELESKASKIELDLISKDLTSKIYVAYTFPELNTIKPKLIAESTKNARIAGEQFANDSQAQLGKIKTASQGQISIVGNYRYYDGEGAEPSESPKEPYMQKARVVSTIVFFLE
- a CDS encoding aspartate kinase; amino-acid sequence: MKVFKFGGASIKDPQAIRNVLHVLKTVGFNNSLIIASAMGKTTNALEDVVNAYFKKPEELKNALQIVSDYHLEILNELFENKSHLVFDKVRVLFVEMEFFLSTNKSPNYNFVYDQIVSYGEIISTTILSYFFNDQSIENIWIDARNLIKTDTTYRDGLVDWKATEQNITNQLQGKKLYVTQGFIGSDPNHFSVTLGREGSDYSAAIFAYCLNAESVTIWKDVPGVLNADPRYFEDTVLLNQISYHEAIELAFYGASVIHPKTLQPLQRKEIPLFVKSFVNPTLPGTSVSKGADLEPHTACFIVKKNQLLISIASKDFSFIMEHQVSDIFKLFADQHIKVNVIQNAAISFTVCVEDKFGNFEHILEDLDNNFKITYNENVSLYTIRHFTPEAAEKVIANKAVLLQQINRETMQIVIKE
- a CDS encoding S41 family peptidase, whose protein sequence is MSKKNYLWPLITMGSLAAGIVLGGFFAKNGAPFSVKEEKGRVKLNKLIDLIEQEYVDNVNTDSIIDMTVNNILSQLDPHSTYISKSEFDEVQNVMKGSFVGIGINYHILNDTLAVVKPLPGGPSDKAGLKPGDRILYAEKVQLFNQGLSNDSIVNLLKGNAGTKALLKVYRKSTNKTFDVEIARGEVPLKSVDTAIKIDSETGYIKINRFSETTYSEFKNGLQSLLNQGINELVLDLRENGGGYMEPAIQIADDFLDGNEIIVKTVNKKGNVKITKASNKGLFTNKKLYILINENSASASEIIAGAIQDNDRGTIVGRRSYGKGLVQREMYLGDGSAVRLTTARYYTPSGRSIQKPYNDGLDEYNSDLSNRFKSGELYSKDSIHLADSLKFKTIKGRVVFGGGGIVPDVFVPLKNKHGEDAIQLLMKTSLVSYYVFEQIEKERAVLEKLSPKQLAERIYNNPKYFNELKAHLKASGLTFNLDRHKNNIMFYLVAEYVYQLYDDNAYYHWILQQDPMIQKINTLQ
- a CDS encoding bacteriocin fulvocin C-related protein: MSCSNEEQTTSVDQAKVEFVTQSKNSGVTKAAYRLLTPEEKYFIWNERIDYIIANEDLTTEQTAFMNELKVDLNSNVFLHNSTDNISFKSKYDNSKLEIFHPIQGYYYFGTLASMVDNGEWSSISAEGAASFYDSLVFSPGDPNDGNYCTCNQGSIVNPDCETDCPSGEQTNDCGFLWLWVCDGYMPVI
- a CDS encoding YceI family protein, whose translation is MKKIALFFVATLFSVASFAQTKYNVDAYHSFLNFSVGHLGISFVDGKMDKYQGSLEMKNEDITSAKFNFTIDASSVNTGVDARDNHLRSADFFNTAKYNDIKFVSTSVKKDGKNYKLNGNLTIKDVTKPVTFDLVYGGLLKDDGQGNQKVGFQATTTIDRTAFNINYDPTGMGIAKEVKFIVHLEFTKAK
- a CDS encoding deoxycytidylate deaminase; the encoded protein is MKNQTKLNKYDKAYLKIAKEWGQLSYCQRKKVGAIIVKDKMIISDGYNGTPSGFENCCEDEEGTTKWYVLHAEANAILKVAKSTQSCDNATLYITMSPCKDCSKLIHQAGIVRVVYQNSYKDLAGIDFLKRAGVEVVQIEDLSSLLYE